tggggacaacatacatatccagagagagagggacaacaaacagatccagagagagagggacaacaaacagatccagagagtgagggacaacaaacagatccagagagggagggataacaaacagatccagagaggtggggacaacaaacagatccagagagggagggacaacaaacagatccagagagagagagggacaacaaacagatccagagagggagggacaacaaacagatccagagagggagggacaacaaacagatccagagagggagggacaacaaacagatccagagagggagggacaacaaacagatccagagagggagggacaacaaacagatccagagagggagggacaacaaacagatccagagaggtggggacaacaaacagattcagagagagagggacaacaaacagatccagagagatgaggacaacaaacagacagatccagagagatgaggacaacaaacagatccagagagagagagagagggacaacaaacagatccagagagagagagagagagagagagggacaacaaacagatccagagagagaggtggggacaacaaccagatccagacagagagggagggacaacaaacagatccagacagggagggacaacaaacagatccagagagagagagagagggacaacatacagatccagagagagagggacaacaaacagatccagacagggagggacaacaaacagatccagagagagagggacaacaaacagatccagagagggagggacaacaaacagatccagagagagagggacaacaaacagatccagagagggagggacaacaaacagatccagagagggagggataacaaacagatccagagaggtggggacaacaaacagatccagagagggagggataacaaacagatccagagagggagagacaacaacagatccagagaggtggggacaacaaacagatccagagagagagagggacaacaaacagatccagagagggagggacaacaaacagatccagagagggagggacaacaaacagatccagagagggagggacaacaaacagatccagagagagagagagagggacaacatacagatccagagagagagggacaacaaacagatccagacagggagggacaacaaacagatccagacagggagggacaacaaacagatccagagagggagggacaacaaacagatccagagagaaagggacaacaaacagatccagagagggagggacaacaaacagatccagagagacagggacaacaaacagatccagagagtgagggacaacaaacagatccagacagagagggagggacaacaaacagatccagacagggaggaacaacaaacagatccagacagggagggataacagacagatccagagagagagggacaacataCAGATCCAGAGAGTTGGGGACAACAAACacatccagagagggagggacaacaaacacatccagacagggagggacaacaaacacatccagagaggtgggggcaacaaacagatccagacagggagggacaacaaacacatccagagagggagggacaacaaacagatccagagaagtgaggacaacaaacagatccagagagggagggacaacaaacagatccagagagggagggacaacgaacagatccagagagggagggacaacaaacagatccagagaggtggggacaacaaacagatccagagaggtggggacaacaaacagatccagagagagagggacaacaaacagatccagagagggagggacaacaaacagatccagagagggagggacaacaaacagatccagagagagagggacaacaaacagatccagacagggagggacaacaaacagatccagagaggtggggacaacaaacagattcagagagagagggacaacaaacagatccagacagggagggacaacaaacagatctagagagggggggacaacaaacagatccagagagagagggacaacaaacagatccagacagggagggataacaaacagatccagagagggagggacaccaaacagatccagagaggtggggacaacaaacagatccagagagggagggacaccaaacagatccagagagggagggacaccaaacagatccagagagggagggacaacaaacagatccagagagggagggacaccaaacagatccagagagggagggacaacaaacagatccagagagggagggacaacaaacagatccagagagggagggacaacaaacagatccagagaggtggggacaacaaacagatccagagagggagggacaacaaacagatccagagagggagggacaacaaacagattcagagagagagggataacaaacagatccagataACTGAGGGACTTCATACGTTCTCTGTATTTACTACTGATATTTCAGTCTCATCTTTCTATAACTAAGGAACATCATAAGTTCTCTGTATTTGTTACTGATGTTTCAGTCCCTTCTTTCTATAACTAAGGGACTTCATCAGTTCTCTGTATTTGCTACTGATGTTTCAGTCCCTTTTTTTCTATAACTGAGGGGCTTCATAAGTTCTCTGTTTTTGCTACTTATGTTTCAGTCTCATCTTTCTATAACTGAGGGACTTCATAAGCTCTCTGTATTTGCTATTGATGTTTCAGTCTCATCTTTCTATAACTGAGGGACTTCATAAGTTCTCTGTATTTGCTACTGATGTTTCAGTCCCCTCTTTCTATAACTGAGGGACTCCACAAGTTCCTCCAGAAAGAGACTGTAGACCTGGCAGAAGCTTGTTTCGGCAAATAAGCTGTATGTTACACACTGAAAGTCAAACGCATAGATGCATTTGCCACGTAACTTTATGACAGAACCAAAGCACTCTTTCAAATTCAATATACAATATAAAAAATAGTTGTTGCTTGGAGAGGATGGTTTGTGAGCTTGACCAGTGATTCTCGACTGTAGATGCAGGTCCGCTCAACGGTATACAGGCATGCAACCCCAACTCAAACTTCCTAGATACATCATGCTCAACTGAGTTTGCCAAGCACTACGGTATTGATGTTAAAACAGAAGAGTGTTGGTGGCCAGAAACTTTCTTGCCCGGAAAAGAGAGGCTGGATGTCCTCCCAAAGATATGCTTGCTGTGCATAACCTCCTGGATGATGATATGTTTCCTTCTCTGAAGGAAATCATTCAGGTTGCCCTCACAGTTCCAGTGAGCAGCTGCTCCTGTGATTGGTCCTTTAGTGCACTGCGCCGGATGCACTCCTGGTTGCGTGAGACAATGGGTCAGAAAAGGCTTGCAAGTCTTGCAGTCATGTCCATTGCGGGTGAAGTGCTTGGGCCACTAAGCCACAATAGTGTTATTGACCACTTTGCCACCTTTAAAAATAGGAGATACACTTTGATGCATCCAACCACAAAATAACCATCAAaagagagaagcaggaggagcaGTTCTGTAATATAGGTTGTAATATTTGTTTGGGATCTTACTTTTTTTAATGAGATTTCATTCCTAattatttttctgttttttacattttatttggcTCATTAGTTGAATTGAATTTTGCCCCATTGTGGATGATACTGTTTTAAGATGTTCCATGTGACTGAATTATTGGGTTAATTTTTAGCAACCAAAAGTTGAAATTTAAATAaatagaaaagtaaataaataaaaagtaattAACAAAAAGGTgaaatttaaataaatatttttttctactgGTATAGTATGACCTGCATGTCTTTacatttgtttctctctctctctctcaaaataacATCCTAAAAGTATTTTGGCTAGATAGTACAGGCATATTTGTGCCTTTTGGTGGTGTTGGATGGATGGGGACAGAGTGGACTTTAATTTCTTTATTTGGATAGAATTTAACCAAGACATATTAGATCAGTGTCTAACACAAACTATGAGGTATACCTTTAGCCAACCTTGACCAAAAATAACCTTATTTTAATCGATTTTACACCAGTTGTAACTCTAATAATACGTGATGAAAATACGTTTTGGGGGCTTTAAATCAAATCCTGGGGGAGTATGCCCAGACCCCCCTAAAAGAGGCTTATCCCCCCCTATCCATGAATCTCTAGTGACTTCCCTGATACATGGAATtgggtgccaattgggacgccATCCCGATCGTCTCTCGACGATGAGAAACTAGTCACATTTGCTGCTGTTTCAGCTTCATGTGCTTCATAATCCAGCCTCAATGATGTGTCCAATACACTACAATTAGTCTCTACTAATACAAATGAAGTCCATTCTTGATCTATTTTGCAAACACAAATACATTCAGTCCATTATTCATTCACACACATTCGGTCATCAACATTGATTTGTAGGTTTGAGGGGACATTGTAGGGGAGTTAGTTGGGGTCTTTCTATTGATTTCAATACCATGAATACCTTCTGACTGCTTGCTTGGCGGCTACTCTCGGGCCCCACCCTGTGTCTGTTATCACTGTGTGGTTTTGATTGGACGGTGTCCTTATCGGTTGGCAGCAGGCAGGAAGAGACCCGGACACGGCCAAATATCCACAGCACTGGCAGCGGGCAACACAGTACTGAAACAACAACCTGCAGATCAAACATGATTAGTCAACCCCACTTTCTTAAAGGTGCAATCTGCGGTTCAAACGCTGACAAAGCAGGTGCCTCGACACTGTTTTGGTAAATGGCTCAGGGATGGGCTGGAGAAATgttaccactctcaaattcatagatggaGCTATAGATGCAAGGACCAAATCAAAATGACAGTTTGATCCATGTTTTGCTACACTGTTtatttacaattacattgtttgtAATTCTTGGAGTAAAGCAATCTACATGGCGAATGTAAGGTATTTGACTGACTGGTggtgctctctcctcctcttcctgactgcctcccaaatggctcccttttccctatacactgagtgtagaaaacattaggaacatattCCTAATATTGATGAGATACAACAGTTGAAATAAGCTCTTGAGGCATGTATAAGTTatattattcaagaatcaatggctctgtgtatgtgtgcagtgtattctaatacatctctaatatcAACTGTGGCATAACTCTTCTGAGATTGTTGAATAATCTCAGTTTACTATAGAGAATATATGGGACAACCGGTGGGGCACTTGAAATCTGTTCAAGCTTTTGGAAGACGTTATAATACCAAACAAATGGAGTTTCATTATTATGTAGGAAAATGATTTCAGATTTCAGTAGCCTATGTCCTTTCAGTGTGTAAATGCATTGCGCTCCGTGGCTTCCGCTTGCACCATCATTATTTCTCATAATTGGCAGGATCACACACTTGGATGAAGCCATCCATAGGCGGCCTCACCTTGCGCGTCGTGTCCCTGCCAATTTCCGATGGCTACAGCAGTGTTGCTTAGTTTTCTGGTTGCGTGGAAACTGAAAGGCTGCATTGAGCGAGCACCCAAATAAAGGTACATTACTGTGTGCGCACCGTTGTCAGTGTGGGTCTTCACACAAGTTGGCCGAATTGCAACAGAGGACCTCATTGATGCGATCGAAAATATTGGCGAATTGCAGTTTGGAGTGGAATGAATTCTGATATATTTTGACAATTTGAAACTGTCCTGAAACTAAAGTGATTATGTTGTGTGCCACCCGCCATGCGAAGGAGAGGAAGAATGCTAAAGATGTAAGTGATGCTTGTGCATGTTCTTATGCAAAATGCATGCATTTTACTGTGACTTCAATATACAGACATTAACATCTACTTTTAAATACAGCATGCAGTATCATGTAGGCTATTTATTTGAGCTACACTTAGCCTATAACGGGAAATAAATAACTGCAACGTATTTAATACATTCAGGCTCAGAAAAGTATTGTTTAAGAATAAACCGAACCGTGTTAGCTTATCAAAAAGCTATCAATTCCCCAGGAGGCATTGGTGACACGCTTTTTGCTTACAATGACATTTCTGAATATTAAAGCAGAGAAAAGGAGTAGGTCAAAtatttgtgagtgtgtaaatAACAGTAAAGAATAGCGTCATAATATCCTAAGTGGTAATCATGTCATTATTTATGATTAATTTATGTATGAATGTATTGTATGTCTGAATACCCTTCAGAGTGAACAATTTAATAAAAAACTTGATCCATCCTTAAATAATTCCTTCATTGCTTGCATTTGAATTGATACAACATTTCAAAGGCAGGGGTAAACATTCAAAGTGTAAATTAAATCCTGCAGCTGTATATTATTATATGGACTAAATACATCTAAATTATGTTCTGCTTAAAGGGACAATctgtgattttatttgattttttttactTTTCAATTACTTATATGTATGGTACCCAtggattcttgaagaatataacttataaatgcctcgaGCTTACCCCAtcacaacccaaaatataagcttgttttattccattgtttgtaaacaacgtAATAAAAAAACACTAACTTTATAGCCCTATACTTGTATATATAATATCAAGTATGGTCAGTCCGTGTATCCATAGGTATGTGTATGAATTtgtgagtggttacatttctccagccttaTCTCTTAGCTGTTTACTTAAACAGTAGCGTGGTGACTCTTTATTATAGTTTCAACTGCGTATTGCCCCTTTAATGAAAACGTGTGTTCCTGTTTCTCTACCAGAATATATTATTCTGTAAATAAATGCACGAGGGCTTCCAATGGAAATCAGGCAGGCATTCAACAATAATCTGAGTCCCTAATCAGACACAAATGTTTTCGTGATTTGGGTGGACAGGGACCGAAGAGTGGTGTTTGGAGAGCATGGTAATAAGGTTAGACTCATATCTAAGTGTCTGCATCTCCAAATAACATATTGATATTTCCctcaaagctctctctctctctctctctacccagttTCCATGTATCATCCTCATGACCTGCTTAGACAGGTTAGGCCTATCATTGGTTGTCTGGACAGAAATATAATACAATTAACAATCACACCAAATCGTGCATGAACAACTTTGACAATCCTTTGCGTTGAGGACATCATAGTTTAATTCCTCAATGATTATTATGTTGATTAATAATGAAAAGGGAACCTATATCTCATTCGGGCTCAAGCTGTTGTTTGGCTGAGTTGTGGAGCAAATTTAGGACCTGTTTAAATGATTACTCTTGCGCACTTGGCGCCTGAGATGCATTATTGTAATATTGACTGCAGTCAATTTATGAACTGCCAAAACTGAGCTTTGGGCTCTTGTCTTGAGAGTCTTGTCAAATTAAATTATGAATCAACGATGTTTCCACATTTCAACAAAAGCattcaatgtgatgacgttgaattaCATTTACGTGATTTAGCAAACGCTCTTATCTAAAGCGAATTACAAGAGcagttagggttaagtgccttgctcaagggcacactgACATTGTCCACCTTTTTTCTCACCCAACTtctaacctaaatccaatgacatggtgacattttctATTGGTTTAACGTTGAAGTCACCTTAGTTGACTATTCAACCatatgtaaatcaaaactagacattgaaattacatctgtgcccagtgggttgtggaCAGAATGAACTTAACCCGATGTATTGATCTATTGAATTAAAGTCCCAGTGCAGTCAAGAACGGGATTTACCTGTGTTTATAGAtctatttccacactgaggttgaaagtgaaaatgatgatagtgtaagagctgtttgaaaatattGTTTTGGTGGGAGGGAATTTTGGCCATCCACGGTGACATCACCACGTGTTAAATTCGTTAACAGACCATAAGCTCagataagaaagagttccaaaactCACTGccaattatttgatattgagataaacgGATTGGACCTTTTAATGAGGTTGttgttgctctctttctctcctcctgatGTCCCATAGCTTTATCCCACACTCACTCTTGTCTCTCCATCACCATATCCATCCCTCTGTCATCCATCCTCCACCTTTCATTGACAGCTATCCTCCTCAGCCCATGACATGCAAATATTTCCCTCTTTCCGCTATACATTTCATTAATCTCTCTTCAGTGTTCCTTCCTCTGTGTTCTTCTCCGTTGTCATTGtaatgttacctcctctcctcagatctctccttctctctctctctctctctcgatgtcattctctctctttggACTCTCACAACTCTGTCCTCATGTGTCCAATTTCCTTGGGTCTCCATACCTccgccccctccctcccccagtcaGTGAAATGTCAGGGCCACATGGAAAAACTACCACTTGTCTTACACAGGAACACCGTGTTACACCCcaatttaggcagccttttcatATCCCTGGGCATTTGGTGTTATCTGTAGTCAGTGATGTTCCACTATATACCCTTTCAATAAGTGCAGACCGCAGACTAAAATACGTCGGGCTTCTTTGTTTAGCACTAAGGAAGAATTGGGGATAATCATCTGAGTGGGTCTTTGTGAGGAGGAAGTACAGGGCAGGGCTGATAGGGACGGTCTTGATCTACTCTGGGTGCTTTGgacatatctctctttctccccagacTCATTACAAGGGCTATTGCCCTGGCATTCCTTCAACTGGTCTGGTCTATTGCAATGAGTCTTATTAGGATGCGTCCCTTAGACGACTCCCTCCGTCATGTGATACTAAGAGGTACTTAGAGATCGATTTCATTTTTTAATCTGGGTAAGTGGATCTTGCCCTGGTCTCCAGCCATTTTGAAGAACCAGCCAAAGTCAGAGAGTTTAAGCTCTATTGTTTTTACAGGAGAGGATATGGCTGCTAGCACCACATGCTAAGGCTGTTTTGATTGCCTTTGATGCTGTTTTAGCATTTAGCCTTACAATGGTGTTGGATGGCCAACGTACAATGACGTTTCATTGACATTAAGTTGTTTTTTCCCTAAGAGGATTAGTAATGGGATAGCAGATGGTTGGTGTTCAGGTATTAATGAAGTGTGTTAAGGTtggaggacagactatttttagaGGCTTACATGCAAAATAAAAAGTGTAAATTACAGGACACACAAACAAGTTGTTACCTCAGTGTTACTTGCACTTCAGACAAAATGACCCTGGTTCTGAGCACATAAGCAGTTTATTGATTAGCCTAATGAACACAGTGGGGGCGCTGAATGACCAAATGGCCAAGCGGCTCTGGCAATGTTACTAAATACAGTAAACAATTTCGTCATAGCACAAAGAATATACAAAGCTCAAAGAGAATGATAGATTCTGGAGTCCTTGTTGGTAGAATGTTAGAGGTATAGTACAGAACGGCATTCCCATTGTGTATAATATAATGTGGCGGGTATTTTTGTTAAATATATCTAAGGACGAAAGCATTTTGTTCATATCCCTGTCACTGTGGTGCAGACATGGATTATGTTAATGGTATCAGCAGCTCTGCACTGAAATAGGCCAGCACTGCAGGGAAGTCAATTATCATAAACTCACGGTGACGCCAAAGCTCTCTTTGCTTGATGCTTGTTTTTGCCAGTGTGATTTTTGATTTGGATCCTCATCCTTTCCCTAAAGCTAGACGTGTAAACACGGTCTAGTCAACCAACTGTGCTGAAACAAGACTGCGAGATCCCCTCTGCCTCCTCACCGCAGGGCTAGTTATCCTGCATCTGTGTATAAAATAACTTTCTTGAGCACATCTACTTTTAACTTTTTTAcattacatttcagtcatttagcagattctcttatccaaagtgacttaaaGGAGCAATAAGggttccttgctcaagggcacgtcaacagatttttcacctagtcagctcgggattctaaccagcaacctttcggttactggccaaacactaTTTATCATAGATTTTTTGCATGGTTGGTGACGAATTGCAGCTACTGGAGGGTGTTAATTTGTACCTCTCCTATCAGTAGGTTGTGTTGTCTCCCTCCACCAATCCTGCTTCCTGTTTCTCTATAGGCTTGACAGCCATTGGGGAGGTTGACACTGGCTCCACCCCTTCTCCCAGGTTGGTCTTCTCTGGAACATGCCCATATCGCACCATGCCCCTTCTGGAGAGTGGCTGGCTACTGCGCCACTCGGTGGTCATGTGTCTGCTGCTGCACAGCCTGGTACTGATGACCTTCTGCTTCCACCACGCCGCCACCAGCTGCTCCCAGGGCTGCTACTGCTCCGAGAGCGACGGCCGTGGCAAGACGGTGCGGTGCAGCAACCTGCGTCTCACCGAGATCCCCCAGGACCTGCCCAATGACACGCAACGCATCTACCTGGACTTCAACCTGCTCACTGTGGTCCCCAGCAACGCCTTCTGGGACCTGCCCATGCTCAGCGAGCTGGACCTTTCGAACAATGAGCTGGCCCAGCTGGAGCCAGGGGCTTTCAGGGGCCTGGGGCCCTCGCTCACCTTTCTGGACCTGTCCTCCAACAAACTGGTCAACTTTAACCCCGAGGCCTTCGAGGGGCTGCGGGCGCGCGCCAACCTGACCAACAACCCGTGGCACTGCGACTGCAGCCTGCAGCTGGCCATGCCCTTCATCCACCTGGAGCCCCTGTCGCTGACGGGCATCGTGTGCGAGACGTCAGAGCCGCCCGACGTGGGGGCAGAGGGCGTGCCCTTCCTGCTGGCCCAGGACCTGGACCTGTGCGTGGTGATGAAGAAGACCACAGACGTGGCCATGCTGGTCACAATGTTCGGCTGGTTCACCATGGTCATCTCCTACCTGGTCTACTACGTccggaacaacacagaggacgcCCGCCGCCACCTGGAGTACCTCAAGTCTCTGCCCACCAAGCAGGAACAGTCCGAGGCTTCTTCTACCATCAGCACTGTTGTATAGCCCAGGGCCAGGAGAACCCAGAGTGGAGCTAAGGCTGGAGGGATAAGCCTGGAGGGCTAAGACAGGTGGTTATAGGGCCGTATGTGGAGGCGAAAGAAACCGCGCACCTGTTTAGGCGAGCCCACTGTACTAGAATCTGCCTATACTGTATTcaggctagcagagtagaacactttAAAAAagaaaggagagccgcacactcttaTAGAGCCATAACCTAGCTATAGGGCCGTAACCTAGCTGCACCCACACCCCAGGCCATTCAGTGCCAGCCAAGGACAGCTCTGCCTGGCTGTTACGTGGGTGCCACAGCGGCTACAGGATTTGTGCCCATGTATGCAGGAAGCCTGTCCAGACCTGGGCACCATACAGTACGTAA
The sequence above is a segment of the Oncorhynchus kisutch isolate 150728-3 linkage group LG25, Okis_V2, whole genome shotgun sequence genome. Coding sequences within it:
- the LOC109875690 gene encoding leucine-rich repeat-containing protein 3B-like produces the protein MPLLESGWLLRHSVVMCLLLHSLVLMTFCFHHAATSCSQGCYCSESDGRGKTVRCSNLRLTEIPQDLPNDTQRIYLDFNLLTVVPSNAFWDLPMLSELDLSNNELAQLEPGAFRGLGPSLTFLDLSSNKLVNFNPEAFEGLRARANLTNNPWHCDCSLQLAMPFIHLEPLSLTGIVCETSEPPDVGAEGVPFLLAQDLDLCVVMKKTTDVAMLVTMFGWFTMVISYLVYYVRNNTEDARRHLEYLKSLPTKQEQSEASSTISTVV